The Thermotoga caldifontis AZM44c09 genomic interval TGGACGAGTCCGGGGCAGAGACTGAAGATAGCCCTTTCTGTAACGAACGTGGCCGGTGAACCACTCGATGGAACACTCACCGTGGAGGTGGATGGTGCTGTTCAGGAGATCCAGGTCACGAACGGAAAGGCAGAATTCACCTTCGTTCCAGAAAAACCAAAGACTTACAACGTTGAATTATCCTTCGGAAAGGCCAAGAAACGTTTGATCATTCACGCCTTCGGTGATGGTTACAAGCCGAGCGAATTGATGTTGATCTGCGATCAGAAGAAACTACAGCCCGGTCAGACGTTTCAACTCCAGCTCGTTTCGTCCCACAGGTTCACCGGCTTGGTTGCCGTGCTCGCCGAGAGGATCTATCAAATCGTACCCGTGGACGCCTTCGAACAGGCCTCGATCCTGTTGAAAGCGCCTGAAGATGTTTTCGAAAAGAATCTGTTCATCGTCTTCCTCGGGATCGAGAACGGAAGACGCGTCGAGAAGGAATTGAAAATCCCTGTTGAACGTGCTCTGAACGTTTCCAGCTTGAAGATAAGCTTCGACAAGGCGAAGTACGAGCCTGGTGAATTCGCAACGGTGAAGATAGAGGCCGATGCGGCCAGCGTTTGTCTCATGCTCGTGGATGAAGCCATATACGCCATGATCGGGCAGGAGCCACCCAGTCTGGAAGAGTTCCTCTACCCTGAGAACGACTATCCAGCCGTGACGTACGATTTCGCCCACACCTGGAGACTCTACTCTTTGACGGATCGGGTTTATGCAGAACTGCTGAGCAAAGAAGTTTCTTTCGAAGACTTCAAGAAGAGTGCGGTGACGGAAAAGATAAACGTGAGAGAGTACTTCCCGGACACGGCGCTGTGGATCCCTTCCTTGCGGCTCGAACGAGGTGTAGCAACACTGCGTTTCAAAGTCCCGGACAGCATAACGACGTTCAGAGCAACAGCCTATGGCTTTTCAAAATCGATGTTTTCGCAGGGTTCTGGCGCCATGCTCGTGACCAAACCTTTCTACGTGAGACCGAACCTGCCCACTTTCTTCAGAGAAGGTGACGTCGTGCGTGTAGGTGCCACGATCTTCAACCGAACCGACGAAGCGTTGAAGGTGAACTACTGGGTGGAATTTCCCAACGCGCTGCGAGCCATGCAGGATGTCTCAGGTGAAACCGTCGTTCAACCGAACTCTTCTTTCACGCAATCGTACTTCGTTGAAGCGATCCAACCTTCGGATCCCTCAACGCTGACCTTCTACGCCGTTTCAAAGCAAACCGATGCCATAGCGTTGAACGTGCCGGTCAGACCGTTCGCGTTCGAGAGAGAATATTACTCTCTCGAGGTCATCGACGCCAAAAAGAACGTGACGTTGCCGGATGCGGAATACGTTCAGGCGAAACTGAGGGTCCTTAAGAGCGTGGTGCCGGTCCTCGCTAAGAGCATAGAAGGGTTGATCCATTATCCTTACGGGTGCACGGAACAAACTATGAGCAGTTTCTTGCCAGCGATCGTCGCATCGAAGATGGGATTGAAGATAGAAAACCTCGATGAGATCGTTCAGAAGGGTCTGTTCAGACTGTACGACCATCAGCACTCCGACGGAGGCTGGGGCTGGTGGAAGACCGACGAGAGTCATCCACTGATGAGTGCTTACGTGATGGAGGGGCTCTATTACGCGCGCGAAGCAGGTTATCACGTGCCAGATTCGGTCGTTCGCAGAGGGATGGAGTATCTTTCGAACAACCTGACCGGTTACGGTGCTTACGTGCTCTCTCTGCACGGTGTGAACGCTGTGGATTTCCAGCCCAAGAACGCTATCGATCTCATCTTCGGCAGCATGCTGTCTGCTGAATATCTGCGGAGAGCTCTCGGGTTCGTTGAAGAGAATGAAAGGTTCGCGCGTGTGAGAGTTGATTTCGATGATCATTTCATCAGCGAAATCCAGCTTTCCAGCGTCCTGCTCAGATCTCTAATGAAGTGGCAGAAAGATTCTCCACTCGTGTCGAAACTGATCAACTATCTTTTGAGCGAGAAGGATGGTTACTTCTGGTATTCGACAAAGGACACTTCTTACTCGGTATTGGCATTGCTCGAAGCGCTTCCAAGCTACGACAGGCCGCTCGTGTGGATCAGGAACAACCAGAAGGAATTCTTCTTAGACACCGAAGGTGAAGTCTCACTGGAAAAAGGTTCTCTCGCGATCGAAGGTCAGGGACTCGTCGAGGTTCACGTGGTCTACCTTGAACGTCCAGTCGCTGCGGTTCGCGAAGGTCTACAGATCGAAAGACGATTCTACAAGCGATACGAGCTCTACCTGGAAAAGGACAAACAGTTGCTCGATGCCTTCGTTCCACTCGGTAGCGATCTGGTACCGATCGCCATCGAACGCGTGGAGCCGTCCGATAGAACCCTTCGCGTGTACGCCCACGAGTACGATGGAATCAAATCTTTCGAGCACAACGGTGTGAAATTCACGGTGATGGACGATCGTCTGGTGCTGTTCAACGTCACCTACGAGTTCGAAAAGCTCCTGGCGGCATCGGGCTGGATCGTTGCAAAACTGAAGAACGACGCTGTGCTCGTGTGCGACACAAACTCTAAGAGAATCTCCATGGAACAGGGTGTAAGAGACGTAGCGTTGCTCGGTTCGAAGGTGCTGAAACTCAAGGGAAATGCACTTTTGATGAACGAAACGGTGTTGCTAAAGGTTCCAGACGATGTTGAAGAGCTGACCTGCACAGACAGAGAAATTCTGCTGAAAGCGAAGGACAAAACGTACTGGTTGAAGGATGGAAATCTCGTCGAACTCTGCTTCACGGCGCAATTCGTCGAGGAATGGGACGGAGAAAGGCTCGTGGCGAGCGATATCAAGTTTTCCGGAAGCGAATCGGTCCTCGATGGAACGTTCAAAATCACGTTCAAGCATGAACCGGTCAAACTCCAAGCTGGAGACATCGTTAAGACCGTTCTCACAGTCAGTGAATGTGACGGACAGTATCTGATCGTCGAAGACTTCTTCCCATCGTGTGCACAGGTGTTATCCGAGTACACCGAGAGAACTCTGTATTCTTCTGGCAAATTCAGTTATGGCTGGTACAGGCCGTGGCGCTTCTGGTACTCGGCACGCGAACTCCACGAGGATCGAATCGTGTTCTTCGCCACACGGTGGTGGAACGACGCGTTCAGTTACGTCTGGAGGGTCACAGCCGATGGGATATACCAGCTGTTGCCAGCGAGGGTTTATTCGATGTACAGAAAAGGTCTTTACGCTCATTCTGATCCTTGCGTGCTCCACGTTGGCCTGGACGGTGAGGATCTGGCGGGCGAATGATCTGATCGAGAGAGGTCTTTTGAACTCGAAACTGGCCGAGCTGAGGAGGATATGCGAAGTTTTAAAAGTCGAACCAAGCTTCGACGTTTTGATCGTGGAATGTGAAGCGCTGGAGGAATTTCACCGGATCACGAACCGTCTTTACAGCATCGGCGCGGTGTACTCGAAGGGCGTTATCGTCACTCAGCCCTTCACGGTGCTGAAGTCAAAGGGTGTGCTGGAAGAGGTCCTCGTGCACGAGCTTTTGCACCACGTAATCTCGATCAACTTCGACCTTCCTGGCTGGGTCCAGGAGGGTCTGATCCTCTATCTGACAGGTGCACAGGTAGAAAAACTTCCTTTCCATCACAGAGAATGTCTTTTGAGATTCATGAGAGAGGTAGACCATGAAGAGATTGATGATCTTCTTGCTCGCCACAGGCGCATTCCTTATTCTGAACCTCGCTGAACGTCTTCTTTTTCACGTCGAGATAGAGTCTGGTGACTTTGTGGTCGACTCGGTTCAGGATCTCTTCATAAGAGCGACGCTCAGATTCGCACAGATCAAGAGTGACAAAACCGTTCAAAAGGTCGATGGAGGCATCCTGGTGAAAGATGTCAGACCAGGTGAACGGATCCGGCTCACGTTTGAGAGTAGAGGGCTCTTCAAAAAGAAATTGACCTACAGCGTTTTTGCCAGTCCGAGCTCTTTCGATACGGACCTGGACGGATACCCAGACTGTCTCGAGCTGGACAGACAGGACAGCCAACGGTTCAGAAACTGGTTCGTCTGGATAGCCGTGTCCGCACTCATGGACGATCCTGTGCTCTGGAACAAGAAAGAGAGAGATTGCGCCGGTTTCGTGCGTTACTGTGCGAGAGAAGCACTCAGGAAACACGACGAGTGGTGGCTGAAAACGATCAAATACCGTGGTCCCATTTTCGGGGACGTACAGAAGTACAACTATCCAGATTTACCACTGGTCGGAGAGAAACTGTTCAGAATACAGAAAGGGAGCTTCAAAAGCAAGGAAGAATTCTCTCATTTCGCCACGGCAAGAATCCTGGTGGAATGCAGTATGAGGTTCGTCACAAAGGATGTAAACGAAGCCGCAGCTGGCGATGTTCTGGTGTTCTTCCATCCAGAAGATTTTGAATTTCCTTATCACCTCATGATCTACGCCGGCGATCTGGGCCTGATGAAGGACAAAACCTGGCTCATCTACCACACGGGACCCATCGGTGACAACCCTGGCGAGTTGAGACTCGTTCGCCTGCAGGAACTGTTGAACTACGATCCCACCTGGTGGCCCGTGAAGGACAATCCGAACTTCCTCGGTTTCTACAGGTTCAGGTTTCTGAACGATTGATCTTCACATCATCGTTACCTTCTGTGGGACGAATCCTCCGTATATAACTTATGGGGAGCGCTCCTGTGAAGAAGACACCATCTCGATGGTGGAGAGCATCCATTGGCATAAGGTATGCGATCACGAAACTTGGAAACGTAGGACAAAAAGATCACAATCGATGAGTAAAAGTACCTTTCAGACGGTCGTGGATGATACACAGTACGAAAATCTCGCTCCCCTGAAAATCCTAACGAAAAAGCTGCGAGAACTTGCCGCGATCCCGTTCTGTGGACAGCCAAGCATCGAACGAGAAATGAATAAAAAGGAAAAAACACTCAAGCCCCTCAGCGGGGCGTTTTCGTTTTAACTCGGCGAGCGTTCAGAAGAACATAAAAAATGCCGGAGCGAAAGCTCCGGCCAATGGGTGGGTCTATCTCATCCGCCTACGTGTCTGATACCAGCCTCTATGGCTTCAAGGTTGAGTTTCAAAAGAGAGGAACCTTTCTCACCGAGCTTGTACTGCAGTGCAGATACGATAGATTCAACTTTCACACACTTCGTCACCGCCACGATCGCGCCGAGCACGACCATGTTGGCAACCTTCAGGTTTCCAATCTTCTCGGCGATCTCGTTCGCAGGCACTTCGATGACTTTGATATCGTTCCTGCTCGCTTTCCTATCGATCACAGAAGAATTCAGAAAGAGAAATCCACCTTTTTTGAGCCTTGGTTCGAACTTCAAGAGTGAAGGAATGTTCATCGCAACGACGACATCGGGTGTATCAACGATCGGAGAAGCGACAGGCTCATCGCTTATGACCACCGTGCAGTTTGCAGTTCCACCACGCATTTCCGGACCATAGGATGGGAACCACGTCACGTTCTTGCCTTCGATCATCCCCGCCTGGGCCAGGATCTGGCCCATCAGCATCACACCCTGTCCGCCGAAACCTGCCAGTACGAAACTCAGCGTCATTTTTCTTCACCAACCTTGTCCACAAAAACTCCGAGCGGATATTCCTTCACCATCTGCTCGTCGATCCATCTTCCTGCCTTCAGCGGGTCCATGCCCCAGTTCGTGGGACAGGTCGAGAGTACCTCGACCAGACCAAAACCGATATCCTTCAACTGGGCAAGAAAGGCCTTCTTTATGTGGCGCTTCGTGGCCAGAACGTCCTTGGGTGTGTTCACCTTCGTGCGTGCAAGGTATGCGACTCCCCTCAACTCTTTCAGAACCTCACACACGTGTATCGGGTAACCTTCACGTTCGGCGGTTCGACCGTACGGAGACGTCGTCGTCTTCATGCCGAGCAGTGTTGTCGGTGCCATCTGACCTCCCGTCATACCGTATATGGCATTGTTGATGAATACAGTCGTGACCCTCTCACCGCGGTTGGCTGCATGGATCGTCTCGGCCGTGCCTATCGCCGCGAGATCGCCATCGCCCTGGTAGGTGAACACGACGAGGTCCGGTCTCGCCCTCTTCATACCTGTCGCCACGGCGAGGGCACGCCCATGTGGTGCCACCGTGCCGTCGAGCTCGAAGAACTCGTAGGCGAACACCGAACAACCCACGGGTGCCACTATGATCGTTTTCTCCCTTATACCGAGCTCATCTATCACTTCCGCGATGAGTCTGTGGACTATGCCGTGATGACAGCCTGGACAATAGGAAAATTGTTTTTTACTGAGAGACTCTGGCATCTTGTAAACGGCTCTGTACTCCATCTTCAACGCCTCCCAACGAGCTTCATCAAATGCTCGAAGATCTCTCCGGGTGTCGGGACCACACCCGCCATGCGACCGTAGAACTCGATCCGGGTCAACCTCAAAGCCGCGAGCTTCACGTCTTCAAGCATTTGACCGGAACTCATTTCAACTGTGAGGATCAAAGAGACGCGTTTCGCGAGTTCTTCGAGTGGTTTATAAGGATAAGGATAGAGCGTGATGGGTCTGAAAAGACCAACTTTCAATCCCTCTTCCCGTGCCATCCTCACGACACTCTTGCAAATCCTTCCAACGGTACCGTAAGCGGCCAGCAATATCTCCGCATCCTCGGTGTGAAACTCTTCCCACCTGATCTCTTCCTGTTCCATCTTCCTGTACTTCTCCTGAAGCTGCAGGTTCATCTGCTCGAGTCCGTACGGGTCTATGTTGAACGACGTCACCTTCCTGGGAGGCCTGTCCTTCGCACCGGTGAGTGCCCAGCCACTGTTGTCGTAGCTGACCTGCTTCTCTTCCAGTTCGACAGGCTCCATCATCTGACCCAAAAGTCCGTCCGCAAGTATGAGCGCAGGGTTTCTGTATTTATCCGCAAGCTCGAACGCAAGCTGAGTCAGAGTCACCGCTTCCTGAACGGTGGAGGGTGCAAGAACGATCAGTCTGTAATCTCCATGGCCGCCGCCTTTCGTCGCCTGAAAGTAGTCTCCCTGGGAAGGTTGAATGTCTCCAAGCCCCGGACCACCACGAACCACGTTGACGAACACCGCGGGAAGCTGTGCACACGCTATGTATGAGATTCCTTCCTGCATGAGGCTGAAACCGGGAGAAGAGGTCGATGTCATCGCGCGTTTTCCAACACTCGCAGCACCGTAGATCATGTTGACTGCAGCCACTTCGCTTTCTGCCTGCAGAAAACAACCTCCAACCTCTGGTAAACGCCTCGCCATGTACTCCGTCAATTCGTTCTGTGGAGTGATTGGATAGCCAAAGAAGTTCCTGCAACCTGCCATGATGGCGGCTTCACCTATGGCTTCCACACCCTTCATCATTATCTTCTTCACTGCACCTCACCTCTTGCAGGAACCAACCTGTAGACCGTGATGCACACATCCGGGCACATCATGTAGCAGAAACCACAACCGGTGCACTTACCCTCTGGATCGTGTTGCTCTGCAGGATGGTAACCCTTGCTGTTGAAGCGTTCAGAAAAGCGAATGA includes:
- a CDS encoding alpha-2-macroglobulin family protein: MRRISVLYFLMVLTLLCLANYGYFSRAGLLRLGEELTFTVYGEDLQAVTLTIREVKNDDVLLSKLLGGQIDVSPWLGKVVVRRTYKPAKDWETFSLKTNARGTYYATLTRRDERGREVVLDETFLVVTDIEAVQFCDGERTIVCVMKQDGGFVNGAEVLFYKGSKLVSKARTDAKGMASCELACDFFYVRKDQSSIFGEIYSPFKEEYADEKLFLLTDRPVYKPKDTVKFRGQLFSKKGSLYHALGASSVKLIVKDPKDNEVYAKDLTTDELGGFFDEFNLPESAAVGVYEIEIVHGDRTYYSSFMVEEYRKPEYKISIETPEGPVFADQTLRFTIYVNYFNDQPVAHAQVAYYVHAKPFYEDSFLAYRGLELTDENGKITVEVKIDEGFDGYYTIEVIATDESQRQVEERKSVRVWPADVNIQLEEEYIWTSPGQRLKIALSVTNVAGEPLDGTLTVEVDGAVQEIQVTNGKAEFTFVPEKPKTYNVELSFGKAKKRLIIHAFGDGYKPSELMLICDQKKLQPGQTFQLQLVSSHRFTGLVAVLAERIYQIVPVDAFEQASILLKAPEDVFEKNLFIVFLGIENGRRVEKELKIPVERALNVSSLKISFDKAKYEPGEFATVKIEADAASVCLMLVDEAIYAMIGQEPPSLEEFLYPENDYPAVTYDFAHTWRLYSLTDRVYAELLSKEVSFEDFKKSAVTEKINVREYFPDTALWIPSLRLERGVATLRFKVPDSITTFRATAYGFSKSMFSQGSGAMLVTKPFYVRPNLPTFFREGDVVRVGATIFNRTDEALKVNYWVEFPNALRAMQDVSGETVVQPNSSFTQSYFVEAIQPSDPSTLTFYAVSKQTDAIALNVPVRPFAFEREYYSLEVIDAKKNVTLPDAEYVQAKLRVLKSVVPVLAKSIEGLIHYPYGCTEQTMSSFLPAIVASKMGLKIENLDEIVQKGLFRLYDHQHSDGGWGWWKTDESHPLMSAYVMEGLYYAREAGYHVPDSVVRRGMEYLSNNLTGYGAYVLSLHGVNAVDFQPKNAIDLIFGSMLSAEYLRRALGFVEENERFARVRVDFDDHFISEIQLSSVLLRSLMKWQKDSPLVSKLINYLLSEKDGYFWYSTKDTSYSVLALLEALPSYDRPLVWIRNNQKEFFLDTEGEVSLEKGSLAIEGQGLVEVHVVYLERPVAAVREGLQIERRFYKRYELYLEKDKQLLDAFVPLGSDLVPIAIERVEPSDRTLRVYAHEYDGIKSFEHNGVKFTVMDDRLVLFNVTYEFEKLLAASGWIVAKLKNDAVLVCDTNSKRISMEQGVRDVALLGSKVLKLKGNALLMNETVLLKVPDDVEELTCTDREILLKAKDKTYWLKDGNLVELCFTAQFVEEWDGERLVASDIKFSGSESVLDGTFKITFKHEPVKLQAGDIVKTVLTVSECDGQYLIVEDFFPSCAQVLSEYTERTLYSSGKFSYGWYRPWRFWYSARELHEDRIVFFATRWWNDAFSYVWRVTADGIYQLLPARVYSMYRKGLYAHSDPCVLHVGLDGEDLAGE
- a CDS encoding DUF1175 domain-containing protein; this translates as MKRLMIFLLATGAFLILNLAERLLFHVEIESGDFVVDSVQDLFIRATLRFAQIKSDKTVQKVDGGILVKDVRPGERIRLTFESRGLFKKKLTYSVFASPSSFDTDLDGYPDCLELDRQDSQRFRNWFVWIAVSALMDDPVLWNKKERDCAGFVRYCAREALRKHDEWWLKTIKYRGPIFGDVQKYNYPDLPLVGEKLFRIQKGSFKSKEEFSHFATARILVECSMRFVTKDVNEAAAGDVLVFFHPEDFEFPYHLMIYAGDLGLMKDKTWLIYHTGPIGDNPGELRLVRLQELLNYDPTWWPVKDNPNFLGFYRFRFLND
- a CDS encoding 2-oxoacid:acceptor oxidoreductase family protein, yielding MTLSFVLAGFGGQGVMLMGQILAQAGMIEGKNVTWFPSYGPEMRGGTANCTVVISDEPVASPIVDTPDVVVAMNIPSLLKFEPRLKKGGFLFLNSSVIDRKASRNDIKVIEVPANEIAEKIGNLKVANMVVLGAIVAVTKCVKVESIVSALQYKLGEKGSSLLKLNLEAIEAGIRHVGG
- a CDS encoding thiamine pyrophosphate-dependent enzyme: MEYRAVYKMPESLSKKQFSYCPGCHHGIVHRLIAEVIDELGIREKTIIVAPVGCSVFAYEFFELDGTVAPHGRALAVATGMKRARPDLVVFTYQGDGDLAAIGTAETIHAANRGERVTTVFINNAIYGMTGGQMAPTTLLGMKTTTSPYGRTAEREGYPIHVCEVLKELRGVAYLARTKVNTPKDVLATKRHIKKAFLAQLKDIGFGLVEVLSTCPTNWGMDPLKAGRWIDEQMVKEYPLGVFVDKVGEEK
- a CDS encoding 3-methyl-2-oxobutanoate dehydrogenase subunit VorB, which encodes MKKIMMKGVEAIGEAAIMAGCRNFFGYPITPQNELTEYMARRLPEVGGCFLQAESEVAAVNMIYGAASVGKRAMTSTSSPGFSLMQEGISYIACAQLPAVFVNVVRGGPGLGDIQPSQGDYFQATKGGGHGDYRLIVLAPSTVQEAVTLTQLAFELADKYRNPALILADGLLGQMMEPVELEEKQVSYDNSGWALTGAKDRPPRKVTSFNIDPYGLEQMNLQLQEKYRKMEQEEIRWEEFHTEDAEILLAAYGTVGRICKSVVRMAREEGLKVGLFRPITLYPYPYKPLEELAKRVSLILTVEMSSGQMLEDVKLAALRLTRIEFYGRMAGVVPTPGEIFEHLMKLVGRR
- a CDS encoding 4Fe-4S dicluster domain-containing protein; translation: MKKAYIEIDAERCKGCGLCINACPQKIIRFSERFNSKGYHPAEQHDPEGKCTGCGFCYMMCPDVCITVYRLVPARGEVQ